Within the Armatimonadota bacterium genome, the region TCGACGAGAGGGCTTTTGAGAAACCCGAGACCCGCGACAGACAGAAGTCCGAGCGCCAAGCCTGTGAGCACGCAGTGGACCGCGCAGAGCGTGCCCGCGCACACCCCGATCCGCTCCCAAGCCGTCATCGTGCTCTTCGCCATCCTCTCTATTATTGCATTATTGTTGCATGTGGGAGGGGCGCAATTTGGCGTGCGGCGACTTGCCGTCGTATTGCTCAACCGCCTTGTCGGAGCACTTGCCGGTTCGGCAGCGGAGGACAAGTCCTTCAAGGGAAATGCGGCAAGTCACTGCAGTCCATTTAGGAGCCCGCCTTTCGCCCGCAACCTACTTGAGCATCGAGTTCAGAAGTCCTCGCGCCTTGCGCTGAAGCTCGCCGTACTTGGCGAAGTCCCCGGCGCGCAGAGCCGCATCGGCCTGATCGAGGAGCGTCGCGGCTTCCTTGATCGAGCCCTTGAGGTCTGTGCGTGCGGATCCCGGACTCGGAGGCACGGACGATGAGGCAGCTGGCGGCTTGATTTCGACCTGACTAGCGCCTTCAAAAAGCTGCTGGAGCGCCTCCTCATAGCTGTTGGCGAGCACCACCCGGTTGCTTAGCGACAGCACCACCCGCCTAAGCTCAGGAATCGGGTTGCTGCGGCTTTGCTGGAAAAGCGGTCTCACGTAGAGCACGCTCTTTCCCAGGGGTACCACCAACAGGTTGCCCGCCACCAGGGTGCTCTGCGCGTTGTTCCAGAGCATGTTGATGTTGGCCACGTCCGGGTTCTGGCTGATATTCGACTCCATCTGCGCCGGGCCTGGCATGTTGCTTCCCTTTGGGTACTCGTAGAGCAGCATCTTCCCGTAGTCTTCGGGATCACAGTGCGCCGCGAGCCAGCCGCTCATGTTGGGCTTCTGCCTTGGCGTGAAGGGAAGGATCAGCATGAAGCCCTCGCGCGCCTCGTCGGGCAGGCGCATCTGCACGTAGTAGGGCTTCATGGTCTCCTTGTTGCCGTCAGGATTGGTCTCGACAGGAAGCTCCCATGCGTCCGAGTTGTTGAGGAAGATGACAGGATCGGTGACGTGGTACTGCGTGAGCGTTTGGGCCTGAAGCCGGAAGAGGTCCTCGGGATAGCGCCAGTGCTCGCGAAGCCCTTTGGGCATCGCTGAGACGTCTTGGATCAGCTTCGGATAGATCTTTCGATAGGCCTTGAGAATCGGCTCGTTGGGTTGAACCGCGTAGGCGATCGTCTCGCCGGTGTAGGCGTCCACGGTGACCTTCACGCTGTTGCGGATGTAGTTCAGCGTCCTTCCTCCCAGGGCGGGAAAGTCGCTATACGGCACCATGTCGGTTGTGGTGTAGGCGTCAATGACCCACAGAATCCTGCCATCCAGCAGCACGACATAGGGGTCGTCGTCGAAGCGCAGGAAGGGGAAAAGGGTGTTGCAGCGATCGAGCACGCTTCGATGGAAGAGCACTCGCGATTCTTCCGTGACGTTGGGCGAGACGAGCAGGTTGCCGTCTCCAAGCACCATTCCCAGCGTCAATTTGGCAAGCCCGGAATTCAGCGGCACGCCGCGTCCGCCGGTCCACCGATTGGTCTTGTCGCCCGTATCCACGGGGTAGTCGAACTCCTGGACCTTGGTGTCGACGAGTACGTACTCGTCCGCGGGATTGCCGAATGCATCGCGGATGTCCGAGAAGTAGATGCGCGGCTGCGTCAGCGGGACATCTTTTGGGGTCTTGGGAGGGAAGTCCTTGATGAGGAAAACCGGGCGCCCGTTGCTTGTGGAGCTATTCACCGCCGTCATCGCGACGCCGTAGCCGTGGGTGTATTGCAGGGTCGTGTTCAGCCAGGTTCGCGCCGTGGCGGTCAGCCCTTCGCGGCGGATGTCGCGCGGCGCCAGCATGACCGGAGTGGGCTTCCCGTCGATCATGTAGCGGTCCACGTCCACGTCGTTGAAGGCATAGTAAGGGCGCAGTCCCTGGAGCACTTCGATGGTTCGGCGCAGGATTTCGGGGTCCCAAAGGCGCATCGAGGCGAG harbors:
- a CDS encoding UPF0182 family protein; amino-acid sequence: MAIPHQMQNPDGPSLPSIKRPGCLLWIGAVFLLFVFLSALARPYTEWLWFVHDGRHPEVFATAYATRSFLFSVSFVFATALFALCFLKALTVGQVFSRIPQSIAEVTLVRALDWIQKHASGAAKLASVVLGLFFAIGFSREWNTYLLWKNAQPFGVNDPTFGRDLGFFVFELPWLTALLQFVSSLFLLASLVTLGIYSGLGAVAKLGKIELNAQSIRGHMCLLVGLTFIAFGALAWVKRYEFGLMDSPQFTGAGYAAMQKLAVQGWLSILSIVVGIITLVSFRSRGAYGTPIAGALAIGAVYLLAMVAWPLFVQRITVEPNKLDKESPYAANSIKMTRWAFGLGSIEVRPTDVQDSPSSEEVSEASATLASMRLWDPEILRRTIEVLQGLRPYYAFNDVDVDRYMIDGKPTPVMLAPRDIRREGLTATARTWLNTTLQYTHGYGVAMTAVNSSTSNGRPVFLIKDFPPKTPKDVPLTQPRIYFSDIRDAFGNPADEYVLVDTKVQEFDYPVDTGDKTNRWTGGRGVPLNSGLAKLTLGMVLGDGNLLVSPNVTEESRVLFHRSVLDRCNTLFPFLRFDDDPYVVLLDGRILWVIDAYTTTDMVPYSDFPALGGRTLNYIRNSVKVTVDAYTGETIAYAVQPNEPILKAYRKIYPKLIQDVSAMPKGLREHWRYPEDLFRLQAQTLTQYHVTDPVIFLNNSDAWELPVETNPDGNKETMKPYYVQMRLPDEAREGFMLILPFTPRQKPNMSGWLAAHCDPEDYGKMLLYEYPKGSNMPGPAQMESNISQNPDVANINMLWNNAQSTLVAGNLLVVPLGKSVLYVRPLFQQSRSNPIPELRRVVLSLSNRVVLANSYEEALQQLFEGASQVEIKPPAASSSVPPSPGSARTDLKGSIKEAATLLDQADAALRAGDFAKYGELQRKARGLLNSMLK